A segment of the Bradyrhizobium sp. CCBAU 53340 genome:
CGTGCGACCTCATAGAAGCTGGATTGAACGAAGCCGCGGAGTTGCGGGCACTATGGCGATAGTGCAGCCGGTGCAGTTGCGGAGAAGGTGCGCCTGTGGTCGCCGCGCGTCGGCGAGACATTGAGCAGGTGTGAGCGGCCCGATTGATCGGGCAGTGGGCGCGATGCCGCGAGGGATTTGTTGCGCTGGGATGCGCGGCCGAACGATTGGCGGGGTGAGCGGTGACGAGCGCGGCCACGGCGACTTCGGACGTTGCCACCGCGAAGGTGATCACGGAAGGGGTGGATAGTGCAGGCGCTGGTCATGACGTATCACAACGAAACGGATGGTCGCGGGCGCAGGCTCGTGGGACGACATCGACGCGCCGCATGGTGCCGCCACAATGCGGGCAGACGGGGATCTCACATTTGGTGAGGGGATCGTCGCCGGCTTCTTGATCAGTCGGAGCGTTGCGGACAGCAAGGAGTTGACGGCAGAGGGCGATTTTATCGTTGCGTCCGCCATTGGCGAGGAAGCCATAGTGGCGGATGCGGTGGAAGCCGTCCGGCAGGGTGTGGAGGAGAAAGCGACGAATGAACTCATCGGCATTAAGCGTCATCACTTTGGCTTGACGATTCTGCCGATAGTCCTTCCAGGAAAAGCTCACCTTGCCGTCGGCAAGCGAGATCAGCCTACTGTTGGCGATGGCGACGCGATGCGTGTAGCGGCCGAGATAAGCCAGCACCTGTTCGGGCCCGCCGAATGGCGGCTTGGCATAGACGACCCAGTCGGTCCGTCGAAGTTGAGCGAGGCGTTCGGCGAATGCGGCGGGATCGGCGAGATGGACGAGATCGCCAAAGAAGCCCAACTGGCCAGCCGCGAAGGCAGCTTGGAGCTCTAGCAGAAACAGACGGCGGAACAGCCGGGAGAGGACGCGCACCGGCAGGAAGAAGCCGGGCCGGCAAGCGACCCAGTGTGTGCCGTCGAGTGAAGGTCCACCACCAGGCACGACGCAGTGGATATGCGGATGGTGTTGCAGCGTCTGGCCCCAGGTATGGAGGACGGCGGTCACACCGAGCTGAGCGCCGAGATGCTTGGGGTCGGCCGCGATGGTGGCGAGCGTCTCGGCCGCGCAGCGGAACAGGATGGCATAGACGATGGCCTTGTTCTGAAAGGCTATCTCTCCGGCGGGGGCCGGCATGGTGAAGACGACGTGGAAATACGGCACGGGAAGGAGTTCGGCCTGTCGTTCGGCGAGCCATTGCACGCGCGCCGAGCCCTGGCACTTCGGGCAATGCCGATTGCGGCAGGAGTTGTAGGCAATCCGTGTGGCGCCGCAGTCATCGCACTGCTCGACGTGGCCGCCGAGCACAGCCGTCCGGCATGCCGTGATCGCGCCCATGACGCGCCGCTCGACGCGGCCCAAATGCTCGGCACGGGCTTGCCGAAACGCTTCGCCGTGGCGGCAGAAGATATCCGCCACTTCCAGAACCGGAGCCATCAGGTCCGCTCAGCCGGGCGGCACGACCTCCAGGCGGAGTCGGTCAAGCGGACTTGGCGTATTGCTGATGGTCTTTGTGGCGACTTGGGTATAGCGCGCCGTGCTGGCCAGACTGGCATGGCCGAGCAGCACCTGGATGATGCGCACGTCGGCCCCGTTCTCCAGGAGATGGGTCGCGAATGTGTGCCGCAGCGTATGCACTGTCACCGACTTGCTCAAGCCAGCCGCAGCACAGGCTGAACGACAGGCGGCGTGCAGCACGTTCGGGACGAGCGGACGCTCGTCGTCGCGGCCGGGAAATAGCCATCGTTTTGGCCGAGTGAGCCGCCAATACGTCCGCAGAATCCTCAAAAGCTGCGGCGAGAGCATAACGTAACGGTCCTTGCCGCCCTTGCCGTGCTCGACCCGGATCAACATCCGTTGGCTATCAATGTCGACAACCTTCAAGAGGACCACTTCCGATACGCGCAAGCCTGCGGCATAGACGGTGGTCAACGCGGTACGGCTCTTGAGGCTTGGGATCGCTTCCAGGAAGCGCACGACCTCGTCGGCGCTCAGCACGACCGGCAGTTTGCGCGGTTTACGCGCATAGGCGATGCGCTCCGGAACGGTGTCATGACCAAGCGTCACACCGTAGAAGAACCGCAGTGCGCAGACGATCTGGTTCAGCGCCGGCCAGGACATCCCCGTCGCAACCAGATGAACCTGGAAGGCACGGATATCCTCCAGGTCGAGGCGGTCGGGAGAACGACCGAAATATCGGCTCAACTTCGCTACGGCGTTGAGGTAGGATTGCTGCGTCGCCGGTGACAGATTGCGGACCGTCATGTCCTCGATCATGCGGCGGCGAAGTGGGCTGATCTCAGCCATCGGAAAACCTCCTGTCTAAAGGGTTGGGCTGCGAAAACCCGCAATCCTCTCAGACAGGAGGCAATCCTTGCTATGACTCCCTACATGCCGCGCCAGCGGCTTCGTTCAATCCCTTCCGATTCAATAAATCCGTGAACCGCTCTAGCCGGACCAGCGCTCGAGCCAATTCAGATACCAGGTCTCGCCCAGCCATCCGATCCAGATCGACGGTGCCAGGAATAGTCCGAACGGCAGGAAGGCGGTCCCGCGCAGTGGCCTCTTACGCAATGTCGCATTGGCTACATAGGCGCTGGTCGCGAGCAATGCCGCAAGCTCGATAACCGCGGCGACCGTCGCAACATCGAGCCAGGCTCCGCAGACCGCGGCCAGCTTAACGTCCCCGAGCCCGAGCCCGTTACGGCCGCGCCAACGCCGGTAGGCGGCCATCAGGAGCAGCAGCGGAACGGCGACCGCCACTGCCCGCGCCAGGGGCCAGAGCAGCGCCTCGAGGCCTACCTCCGGCACGAACGTGGCGGCGCGGAGCAGGGCAAGCGCAAAGGCTGTACCCGTCAGCTGGTTCGGGATCAGATAGTGGCGGGCGTCGTTGGCGGCGATAGCGAGCATCAGGGCGGCAAGATATGCGCCGCAGAGCCCCTCCGCGCCGGGAGCTGTGACGAGGCTTGCGACCACGCCGACTAGCAACGCGAGAGCGAGCAAGAGCGAAGCCCCCGTCCCGCTACGAACGGGTTGATCGGTCACGCCCTCAACGCGCCGCCTTGGGCGGGCCTACAGTAACCACGGGGTTGCTGGTCCCAACCAGGCGGCTGTTCATCTTGCTGCGCATCTCCTCGGCGATGACATGCGCATCGACGCCATCCTTGATGACGGTCGGACGGATGAACAGGATCAGTTCGGTGCGTGCGCGCGCATTAGTCTGGTGCGAGAAGGCATCGCCCACGCCGGGAATGGAATCGAGAATCGGAATACCCTGGCGTTGCCGGTTCTCGCTCTCGCTGATCAGGCCGGCGAGCAGGACGGTCTGCCCGCTGGTCACGGCGATCGAGCTCTTGACCCGGCGCTGCGAGATCGTCGGCGTCAGCGAGTTGGCGCTGCCGCCGGCCACGCTCGAGATTTCCTGTTCGATGTCGAGCACGACATTGCCGTTGGCATTGGCGCGCGGCAGCACGCGCAGGATGATGCCGGTGTTCTTGTAGTCGATGGTGTTGACCACGGTGTTGTTGGCGGTCAGCACGGTGGCGGTGCCGGTCGAGAACGGCACCTGATCGCCGACCTGCAAGGTCGCCGCTTGGTTGTCCAACACTACCAGCGACGGGTTCGAGAGCACCTTCACGTTGGTGATGCCGTGCAATGCATCGAGAATGACGCGCGGCGAGTTTTCGGAGCCTATCAGGAAGTTGAAGCCCGGCAGCACGCGGCCGAGCAGCGCGCCGGACGCAGCGTTGACAGCATTGGACGCAGCTTCGACGGCACCGCTTCCAGCGGCTGCAGCATTGCTGACGCCGGAAATGGTATTGGAGATCGAGCCCTTCTGGCTCGCTAGGAAGAACTGCACGCCGTAGTTCAGCTGGTCGTTCAGCGTCACTTCGGCGATCGTCGCCTCGATCGCAATCTGGCGCTGTGGTCGGTCGATCTGTCGGATGGTTTGCTCGACGAGGCGCTGCGCGTCCTGGTTGGCATAGACGAGAATGGCGTTGTTGGTGATGTCGGCGGTGATCCGCACGTTGTGAAGGATACCATCGATGCCGGCTGGCTTTGAGCTGCCGCTCGAAAATCCGCTGAGACCCGTGTCGTGTGCCCCTGTCGCGGGCGCCGTGTCAGCGGACCGGGCCGCCAACGATGATCCCGGCGCTGCCGTGACCGAGGTTGTGGCACCAGCAGCGGCGGTCGGCAGCGCGCTCAGCGCGGCAACCGGGTTGCCGGAGGTCGACGTCGTGATGCCTGCACCGGGCGCAACCTGGCTCGATGCGCTGTCAAGCGTCGTGTTGCTCGTCGAGCCCTGGTTGAACAGCATGTCGTTCAACAGCGCGACGACCAGCTTGGAATTGCCGTAGCGCAGCGGATAGGATTTCAGGTTCACGCCGTCGGTGTCGGAACGGTCGAGCCGCGCGATCCAGGTCTGCGCACGCCTCAGATATTCCGGCTTCTGCGTCACCACGAGGATCGCGTTGAGCCGCGCGATCGGCTGCATCTTGATCACGTTCTGGCTCAACCCGCCTTCGCCGGAATCCATGATCTTCTCGATCTCGGAGATCACGGGTTCGGGCGAGGAATTGCGCACGGGGAAGACACCGACCGACTGACCGCGCATCCAGTCGGCGTCGAAAGACAGAATTGTGTCGACCGCGGCCGCTCGATCCGTCCCGCTGCCGCTGACGATCAAGGTGTTGCGGGAATTGTCGGGACGCATGGTCGAGGCCTTGACGCCGAAGGCATCGAGCAGCTTGAAGATGTTCTGCGCCGACGTGTAGCGCAGCGGCACGACCGTGATGCCCTGGCCGGCTTCGACGCTCGCCGAACGGTCGAGGCCGCCGGGGCCGGCTTCCGGCGCCGGCAGCAGGCGATAACCGGTGCGGTCGCGCACCAGCGCCACGCCCGACATGCGCAGCGCATTCTCCAGCACGTAGATCGCGTCCGCCTTGGGGACCGGACGAACCGAGGCAAGTGTCACGGTGCCCTGGACGCGCGGGTCGATGGTGTAGCCGGTGTTGAGTACGTCACCAAGGATGACTTTTGCGACGGTCGCCACAGGGGCATTCTCGAAATTGAGGTCATACCCGCTGCCGCCGCCATCATCGCGCTCGGCCAGCGCGCCGCCTTGCGGCGTTGCACCATCGCTCAGATAGATTGCGGGTTTGGACGGCTTTGCCTGGCCAATGCCGCTGGCCCCTGCGTCCGCGGGTTGGCGCGGCTGCAGATCGAGGGAGCGGATCTTGTCGGCAATGTCCTGGGCGCGCGGGTCTCTCGGATCGGCTTCGACCGACTGATCGGCGGTGACGATGCAGGCCGTGAGCAGGAAAGCGGAGGACAACAGCACGAGCGTTCCAGTCAACGCTGAGCGGCGGCGCAAAAGCGGCTGGACCACTTCAAACACAATACGCCTGCCAACTCTGCAAGGGACTGGAAATTGCATCCGATCCCCCTTGGCTCGGACGCGCAATTAGTTGCGCCACGATTATGTTTTTGCTAAGAAATAAGTCAAGGGCAAAGGACCTCTGTGACACGCGGGAGCTGTTGCATCCAAGTAACAAGGTCAGCGCTGTGAATGCGATGCGAGACCGCTCCGCCGATAGCTTCCGGCAGCATCTTCTGATGAAATATTCGCTGCCGCCGCGGGCGCACGCCCGTGTGGAGAAGGCCGGCACGGCCACGCTCGTGCGTCCCTTGCGCGAATTCTGGGAAGCCACCGATCTCTCCGCAGCCGATTTCGCCGACGAAGTGTCTGAATATTTTGGCTTGCCGCGGCTCAGTCTTCCGCAATTGCTCACCACGACGCCTCGCCTGGACGGCTTTTCGCGTCGTTTCCTGCGTGAATCCACGATCTTTCCCTTCAGCGGGCCGAATGGCGCCCTCTGCCTGGCGGTTGCCGATCCGTCCGATACGGCGGCCATGCGTGCGGCCGAGATCGTGTTCGGATCGACGGTCAATGTCGTAGTCGCGTCATATGAGGACATTACGACGGTCCTTGATCAGCGGGCCGATGCCGATGACGCCAATGTCGACGAGAGCGGCAGAAGCGCGGCGCAGCGATCCGACGACGATATCGAGAGCCTGCGAGATCTCGCCAGTGGCGCGCCGGTGGTGCGGGCGCTCAATGACCTGTTGGAGCGTGCGTTGGATCTGCGCGCGAGCGATATTCATGTCGAGCCGTTCCGCTCCGGGCTCACAGTGCGCATGCGCGTTGACGGCCTGTTGCGGGCGCTGCCGTCGCCGCAAGGCATTCCGCCACAGGCGCTGATCTCGCGCATCAAGATTCTCGCCAGCCTCAACATCGCCGAGCGCCGCCTGCCGCAGGACGGCGCGGCGCGCGTGCGCGTCGGGCGCAACGAGATCGACGTCCGCGTCGCGACCATGCCGACGCAGCATGGCGAGAGCGCCGTGATCCGCCTGTTGCCGCGCGACCGCGGCCTGCTCGAGATGAGCAAGCTCGGTCTCCGCAGTCGCGACGAGAGCGTGATGACACGCCTGCTCGCGATGCCGCATGGCATGATCGTGATCACCGGGCCGACCGGCAGCGGCAAGACCACGACGCTTGCGACCA
Coding sequences within it:
- a CDS encoding GspE/PulE family protein, whose amino-acid sequence is MRDRSADSFRQHLLMKYSLPPRAHARVEKAGTATLVRPLREFWEATDLSAADFADEVSEYFGLPRLSLPQLLTTTPRLDGFSRRFLRESTIFPFSGPNGALCLAVADPSDTAAMRAAEIVFGSTVNVVVASYEDITTVLDQRADADDANVDESGRSAAQRSDDDIESLRDLASGAPVVRALNDLLERALDLRASDIHVEPFRSGLTVRMRVDGLLRALPSPQGIPPQALISRIKILASLNIAERRLPQDGAARVRVGRNEIDVRVATMPTQHGESAVIRLLPRDRGLLEMSKLGLRSRDESVMTRLLAMPHGMIVITGPTGSGKTTTLATMLSILNEPTRKILTIEDPVEYEIPGINQSQVKPSIGLTFASAMRAFVRQDPDVIMVGEVRDAETAHIAIHAALTGHLVLTTLHTETAAAAVPRLIDLGIEGFLLKSTLRAVVAQRLVRMLCDRCKVPHALTEADLANDPRFAVIGFKCGEVVHEAGGCERCGGTGYRGRNGVFEILEMSDEVRALIGPKTDSHSLDAAAMRGGMTTMLEDAVAKCRAGLTTVPEVFRVTTVR
- the gspD gene encoding type II secretion system secretin GspD encodes the protein MQFPVPCRVGRRIVFEVVQPLLRRRSALTGTLVLLSSAFLLTACIVTADQSVEADPRDPRAQDIADKIRSLDLQPRQPADAGASGIGQAKPSKPAIYLSDGATPQGGALAERDDGGGSGYDLNFENAPVATVAKVILGDVLNTGYTIDPRVQGTVTLASVRPVPKADAIYVLENALRMSGVALVRDRTGYRLLPAPEAGPGGLDRSASVEAGQGITVVPLRYTSAQNIFKLLDAFGVKASTMRPDNSRNTLIVSGSGTDRAAAVDTILSFDADWMRGQSVGVFPVRNSSPEPVISEIEKIMDSGEGGLSQNVIKMQPIARLNAILVVTQKPEYLRRAQTWIARLDRSDTDGVNLKSYPLRYGNSKLVVALLNDMLFNQGSTSNTTLDSASSQVAPGAGITTSTSGNPVAALSALPTAAAGATTSVTAAPGSSLAARSADTAPATGAHDTGLSGFSSGSSKPAGIDGILHNVRITADITNNAILVYANQDAQRLVEQTIRQIDRPQRQIAIEATIAEVTLNDQLNYGVQFFLASQKGSISNTISGVSNAAAAGSGAVEAASNAVNAASGALLGRVLPGFNFLIGSENSPRVILDALHGITNVKVLSNPSLVVLDNQAATLQVGDQVPFSTGTATVLTANNTVVNTIDYKNTGIILRVLPRANANGNVVLDIEQEISSVAGGSANSLTPTISQRRVKSSIAVTSGQTVLLAGLISESENRQRQGIPILDSIPGVGDAFSHQTNARARTELILFIRPTVIKDGVDAHVIAEEMRSKMNSRLVGTSNPVVTVGPPKAAR
- a CDS encoding A24 family peptidase; translation: MLALALLVGVVASLVTAPGAEGLCGAYLAALMLAIAANDARHYLIPNQLTGTAFALALLRAATFVPEVGLEALLWPLARAVAVAVPLLLLMAAYRRWRGRNGLGLGDVKLAAVCGAWLDVATVAAVIELAALLATSAYVANATLRKRPLRGTAFLPFGLFLAPSIWIGWLGETWYLNWLERWSG
- a CDS encoding site-specific integrase, producing the protein MAEISPLRRRMIEDMTVRNLSPATQQSYLNAVAKLSRYFGRSPDRLDLEDIRAFQVHLVATGMSWPALNQIVCALRFFYGVTLGHDTVPERIAYARKPRKLPVVLSADEVVRFLEAIPSLKSRTALTTVYAAGLRVSEVVLLKVVDIDSQRMLIRVEHGKGGKDRYVMLSPQLLRILRTYWRLTRPKRWLFPGRDDERPLVPNVLHAACRSACAAAGLSKSVTVHTLRHTFATHLLENGADVRIIQVLLGHASLASTARYTQVATKTISNTPSPLDRLRLEVVPPG
- a CDS encoding IS91 family transposase, translating into MAPVLEVADIFCRHGEAFRQARAEHLGRVERRVMGAITACRTAVLGGHVEQCDDCGATRIAYNSCRNRHCPKCQGSARVQWLAERQAELLPVPYFHVVFTMPAPAGEIAFQNKAIVYAILFRCAAETLATIAADPKHLGAQLGVTAVLHTWGQTLQHHPHIHCVVPGGGPSLDGTHWVACRPGFFLPVRVLSRLFRRLFLLELQAAFAAGQLGFFGDLVHLADPAAFAERLAQLRRTDWVVYAKPPFGGPEQVLAYLGRYTHRVAIANSRLISLADGKVSFSWKDYRQNRQAKVMTLNADEFIRRFLLHTLPDGFHRIRHYGFLANGGRNDKIALCRQLLAVRNAPTDQEAGDDPLTKCEIPVCPHCGGTMRRVDVVPRACARDHPFRCDTS